A stretch of the Mycobacteriales bacterium genome encodes the following:
- a CDS encoding response regulator: protein MRILVVDDDRPVRESLRRSLTFNGYDVELAADGFEALRVVAANRPDAMVLDVMMPGMDGLATCRRLRSVGDDL, encoded by the coding sequence GTGCGGATCTTGGTAGTCGACGACGACCGGCCGGTGCGCGAGTCGCTGCGCCGGTCGCTGACCTTCAACGGGTACGACGTCGAGCTGGCGGCGGACGGGTTCGAGGCGCTGCGCGTGGTCGCGGCCAACCGGCCCGACGCCATGGTGCTCGACGTGATGATGCCCGGCATGGACGGGCTGGCGACCTGCCGCCGGCTGCGGTCGGTCGGCGACGACCT